From the Clostridium cagae genome, the window TCTTTGCCAAAGATCTGTTCTTGGCTCAGTTTTAATAACAATCTTTTCATCTGATATAGTATATGTTTTGGGTTCAAAAATCCAAGACGCTTCATTATTTTTAAATAACATTGTCTTCCCTCCATTTAGTATTATTCTTCATCTATAATTCTTATAACTCTACAAGGATTTCCTACAGCTACTGCATTATCTGGAATATCCTTTGTAACGACACTTCCTGATCCAATTACTGCATTTCTCCCTATTTTAACTCCTGGATTTATAGTTGTTCCTCCACCAATCCAAGCTCCATCTCCTATTTCAATAGAATGTGCATACTCTAATCCTGAAATTCTTTGTGAAGGTGATAATGGATGTCCTGCTGTGAAAATATTCACATTAGGACCTATAAGTACATTCTTTCCTATTGTTACTTTAGCACAATCTAATATTGTGCAATTATAATTTACATAAGAATTTTCACCCCAATGAATATTGTATCCATAGTCACATCTAAAAGGTGGTTCTATATAAAAATTTTCACCTACATATCCAAATAACTTTGAAATCAATTCATTTCTCTTTTCTACGTCACTTGGGTGTAATGAGTTGAATTCAAAAATCACTTCTTTAGCATGTTGTCTTTCAGAAAATAGTTCTTCTCCAAGAGCTAAATATAAGTCTCCATTTAACATTTTTTCTTTTTCAGTCATAATTAATTCTCCTTTAAATATCCCTTATAATTTAATCAGTAAATTTACTTTATCTACTTTTATATTTTGAAAAATATCTCTATAATGATATTATATTTAATTTAAATAATATATACTTGCAATAAATTGATAATAAATAACACAAAACTGACATTAATGGTGATAAGATGATAAAAGATAATTGTAAAGAAAAAAGAGAGCATGGTAATTTTTTACTACCTCTAGGCATATATAATGTTTCCTTAGGTAATATTGAAAAATCAATAATAGCACATTGGCATAATGAAATAGAATTAATTTTAGTTTTATCTGGAGAGTTTAATTTAAAAATCAATGCAGATTCTTATACTTGTAAAGACGGCGATATAATCTTAATAAACAGTGGATCTCTTCATTATTTTAGTACTAAAGAAAATGAATCTAGCACTTGGAATTCTATTGTTTTTAATATGGATCAATTAAACAGTAATATTCTTGATAATTGTTCAGTTAATTTCATAACGCCTATAATAAATAACGAATTTAAACTGCCTGTAATTATTCATAAGGATTCTCTTATTAATAATGAATTAAAATGTATAATATTAAATATTATTGATACCTATAATTCAAAGTACTATGGCTTTGAACTAGAAATTAAGTCATTAATCTTCAAATACTTTTCTCTTCTATTTAAATTTAATTTGGTAAAAAAGAAAACAAATAATACATGTTTAAATGAGGAGAAAATTGAAAAAATTAAAATTGTACTTGAATATATACAAGAAAACTATAATAAAGAGATAGATATTAATAGACTTTCAGCTATATGCCATTATAATCAATCTCACTTTATGAGATTTTTTAAAAAACATACTGGGAAAACATGCATTCAATTTATAAAAAATTATAGATTAGAAAAAGCTGCAAATTTAATTTCAAATACTGATTTATCTATAACTGAAATTTCATTGGAAGTTGGCTTTACTAATATATCCTATTTTATTCGAAGTTTTAAAGAAAAATATAATACAACTCCTAAAGGATTCAAAACAAGGCTTTAAATAATATTATTTAAAGCCTTGTTTTGTTATAAAAATAAGAAAATTTTTCTTTAATATATATCTATTAGTACGTAAATTAACTCATTAGAAAATCTAATACATTCCATCCGCCCTTTGTATTGGCCTTGTACAATTCTGTATAACCACATTGAGAACAGGATATTGTAATAAACTTCTTATTCTGAATATCGAATATCTTAGCAAAGTTTCCACCAGTTGCTTGAAATTGATCACTCTCATATTTATTACATCCGCATTTTGAACAAACATATTGACGTTTTTCCATAACATCCTCCTTGTATAATTTAGTTGTAATATTTGATAAAAAGCTACTTATCCTTCTAACGAACATTACATTTCTTATTATTTTTAATATTTTTATTTATTACTTTGCCCGTGCTTTTAAATAATTACATATCCAGTTTTGCTTATACATATATAAACACCATGATAAAGCATAGACAATCTTCTTTAATTATTATATTAACATATCTAATTTATACTTTTCCTTAATCTATCCTTAAATTTACATTATAAATTATAACTTACCTTATAATAGAAATCTTCTAAATATATTATGAAAACTTACAAATAACTGTCTTAAACTATATTTTGAAAGTTTTATATAAGTCATTGTATTGTAAAAGTCTATACAATATAGTAATAGTTACATGCCATAAAAATTTCACCAAATAATTTCATATAAGAATGTACTAGATATGCTAAAAATATTTTAAATTATACTCTTTGATAAAAAGATTAATATGTGATAAAATTAATTTAACCCTTACTTCAAGGATATTCCTGAGAGAAAAGGTAAAAATTTAAAAAATGTTCTGAAATACATGAGGGTTCTACCCAAATGAGAAGGCAAGTATATAATTAAGTATTTATCTCTATGCCTTTTTTGCATAGAGTTTTTTATTTTGTGCCAGATTTGTTTTATACAAATTTTAAAAAGGCATATTGATAAAAATTTAAAATTCATAATCACATTATGGATTTTGTTATTTACTTAATATTTAAGAAGGGATGAATATTTATGGATACAAGAATTGCTTTAATAGGCATAATGGTTCAAGATACAACTGCAACTGAAAAAATAAATACTATTTTACATGATTATAATAAATATATAATTGGAAGAATGGGACTTCCTTACAAGGAAAAAAATCTTGCCATTATAAGTATTGTAGTTGATGCTAGTAATGATGTTATAAGTTCATTATCCGGTAAATTAGGTATGCTTAAAGGCATAAACGTAAAAACCATGTATTCAAAAACAAATTAATCCCTATTAACTTTAATGTTGTCAGAACAGCTTTACTAAAATTAATATGGAAAGAAGATGTTTGACATGTATAATGTAAAATCAAGCTTAGCAACTGAATTTATTAATAATGAGGAGATTTTAGAAACTCTTAAGTTTGCAGAAGAAAATAAGAGAAATAAAGTTTTAATTAATGAAATTTTAGAAAAGGCAAAAGAATTTAAAGGCCTTTCTCATAGAGAAGCTGCCATACTACTTGAATGTGATTTAGAGGAAGAAATAGAAAAAATACATGATTTGGCTAAAGAGATAAAACAAAAATTTTATGGAAATAGAATTGTTATGTTTGCACCTCTTTATTTATCAAATTATTGTGTGAATGGATGTACTTATTGTCCATACCATCATCAAAATAAACATATAAGTAGAAAAAAATTAACTCAAGAAGAAATTAAGAGAGAAGTCATTGCTCTTCAAGATATGGGACATAAAAGACTTGCTTTAGAAACTGGAGAAGATCCTATTAATAATCCAATAGAATATGTTCTTGAAAGTATAAAAACTATTTATAGCATAAAACATAAAAATGGAGCTATAAGAAGAGCGAATGTTAATATAGCAGCTACAACAGTTGAAAACTATAAAAAACTTAAAGAAGCTGGAATTGGAACATATATTTTATTCCAAGAAACTTATAACAAAGAAGCTTATGAAAAACTTCACCCAACTGGTCCAAAACATGATTATGCTTATCATACAGAAGCTATGGATAGAGCTATGGATGGTGGAATTGATGATGTTGGATGTGGTGTTTTATTTGGATTAAATCTTTATAGATATGACTTTGTTGGTCTATTAATGCATGCTGAACATTTAGAAGCTGCTAAAGGAGTTGGCCCTCATACTATAAGTGTTCCTAGAATAAGACCTGCTGATGATATAAATCCTGAAGATTTTACAAATGCAATTTCAGATGAATTATTAGAAAAAATAGTGGCTATTTTACGAATTACAGTACCATATACAGGGATTATTGTTTCTACAAGAGAATCTCAAGAAGCAAGAGAAAAACTTTTAAAAGTTGGTGTTTCACAATTAAGTGGTGGTTCTTGTACAAGCGTTGGTGGATACGTTGAAAAAGAAAAAGAAGATGATAATTCTGCTCAATTTGATATAAGCGATAATAGAAAACTAGATGAAATAGTTAATTGGTTACTAGAAATGGGACACATTCCAAGTTTCTGTACCGCTTGTTATAGAGAAGGAAGAACTGGAGATAGATTTATGAGTCTTGTTAAGTCTGGCCAAATAGCTAACTGCTGCCAGCCAAATGCTTTAATGACTTTAAAAGAATATTTAGAAGATTATGCTTCTAAAGAAACAAAAGTAAACGGTGAAAAAGTCATTGCAGGTGAGATAAACAGAATTCCAAGTGATAAAGTTAAAGAGGTCGTAATTAAACATTTAGAAGAATTAAATGAAGGTAAACGTGACTTTAGATTCTAGTAGGATTTTAATCTTATAATTAAAATTTACAATAAAAAAGGTAGACTAATAATTTTTAGTCTACCTTTTTTATATAGCATAAAACTTATCTCTTCTTAACTTTTGGAAAATACTTCGTATGAAGTAATTCATGAGCCTTGTGACTTAATGGATGATCTAAATATTTTTTATAAAGAGCAAGTACTTCTGGATTTTCATTTGACCTTCTAAGTACTTTAGCTCTATCTATATCATTTAATCCTTCTGCTCTTTTTTCTAAAACTTGTTGTTTATTTTTCCTTATTTTAGGTTGACCACCGCCACCTACGCATCCACCTACGCAAGCCATAATTTCAATTGCATGAAAGAATTCTTCACCTGATCTTATTTTATCTAACATCTTTGCAGCTTCTTTAAGTCCATGTGCAACTCCTATTCTAAGCTTAAACTCACCAACTTCAAGTTCACAAATTCTAAATCCATCCCATCCTCTAAGGCCTTCAAATTCTATATTATCAATTCTTTTTCCTGTCATATTTTCAATTGCTGTTCTAGTAGCAGCCTCTATAACTCCTCCAGTTCTACCGAAGATAATTCCGGCACCAGTATATTCTCCCATAACAGAATCTATCTCTTCATCCTCAATCTCTTTTAAATCTATTCCTGATTTTTCAAATATTTTTATAAGTTCCCTTGTAGTAATTACATAGTCAACATCATAATTCATATCTACTGAAAATTCTACTCTTGATGCTTCATATATTTTAGCAACACATGGCATAATTGCAACTGAAGTTACTTCTTCTCTTTGAAGACCTTTTTCCTTTGCCCATATTTCTTTCGCTATTGTGGCAAACATTTGCATTGGTGATTTTGCTGAAGAAGGAACTTCTAACATATCTGCATAATTATTTTCTATAAACTTGATCCATGAAGGACAACATGAAGTAAGAATTGGAAGCTTAACATTTTCATCTCCTGCTAAGTATTTTTCCAATCTTTCTTGAAGTTCTGCCGCTTCTTCCATTATAGTTAAATCTGCTCCCCAAGTAGTATCAAAAACATAATCTACTCCTAGCTTTCTAAGTCCTGCTGCTATCTTCTTTTCTACATTTTCTCCTGGTTCAAATCCAAAAGCTTCCCCTATGGCAACTCTTATAGCTGGTGCCATTTGAGTAATTACCACTTTATTAGGTGTAGCTAAATCTCTAAGAAACTTAATTGTATTATTTCCTGCTGTTATTGCATCTACAGGACAAGCTGATATACAAGCTCCACAATGTGTACATTTATTATAATCTATATTGTGTTGCTTTTTTAATTCCCCATCAATGCAATCAACAGGACATGCTCTTTTACAACTTCCACATCCAATACATTTCTTAGTAATTGTTAGTTTTATAAGATGATTACATTGGGCTGTATAACACTTCTTTTCTTCTATATGTTCTTCTATTTCTTCATAAAAGTTTTCAACTATTTCTTCCATTAAATTATGCTTTTGATGCATCTTATCTTTCACATCAGCTGCAAGACTTCTTAAAATATAGATGTCTCGCATATCAGATACACCTTTACTTATTCTATCTAAAACCTTAAGCATTTTTGTTATTTCTTTTTTAACTATTTCATAATTTTTATAAGTACCATCTTTAATTTTGGTTAATAAATACTCTATGTAGAATTTTCCGTATTGTATTATACAATCTTCTTCTGACAATATAATAATAGCTCTACTAATATTTTCATAAAATAGTCCAAAATTAAATTCTTTATCTAAACTACCTTCATTTAGAAATCCACCAAAAGGAATTCCTATTTGAGCAGCTTTAAAACTACTGTTATTTACAACACCTCCGCAAAGTTCTAATATATCTCTAAGTGTTGCCCCAACTGGAACTTCTATTATTCCAGGATTATTTATTTTTCCACAAATGGCTATACTTCTTTTTTCATTTCCTGTTATTTCTTTTAATTCATCTTCGCTAAAAGTTGAAAATACTGAGCCCAATAAACTTTGTATATATGTAGTATTTTTGCATGACATAATATCCACTCCTTAAGTCTAAAATCATATTAAGTAATTCCAAATATTTGATTAAAGTATATTTTATGTGAATAATAATTATTCTTTAATTATATTATACACCATATTAATACATTAAAATAAGAGTTTAATAATAGAAATATTATTTACATAATATATTATTTTTTTGTAGACTTTAATTTTACCATATATTACCTAGTAAATTTGTGCTACAATAGTAATAGGGAGAGGAATTAAAACCAAAAAATTCAAATTAAAGGGAATTATAAATATAATCAATATTATATAATTATTAGCTTAAAGTTAAAAATTATGTTTGAATATATTTGCGTAAATATAAATAGATTCCCATAAATAAAAACCTCTTTATTTTCTTATTTCTCCTTCTATATGTCTATTTACTGAAATATATCCGTATTCTTAACTATAAATCTTATGTAATAGTCCTTACAGAGTTTAATAACAATTGTTAAGGTAGAATATTTCAGTTTTATATAGATCATATTGGACTAGAAAGAGAGGAAATGTATATGAAGGTCAAAGGACGTAAAGGGAATAGTTGGTTTGAGATTTTTATTGCGAAAGAAAATGAGAGGTTCTTTGGTATTCTTATATTTTTATTTGGAATTGTTCTTGTACTACTTAGATATCTTTGAATATAGCAAAAAGACCTTTATATAGTGCATCTCTCCCAAGAAAAACTATACAAAGATCTTAACCAAATAAAAATATTAATTGTATATTGAGATAGTTTCTTAATTGGAACTATCTCAGCCAAAGTTTCAATCTATATAAATTTATTACATATCTATAT encodes:
- a CDS encoding TM1266 family iron-only hydrogenase system putative regulator, with amino-acid sequence MDTRIALIGIMVQDTTATEKINTILHDYNKYIIGRMGLPYKEKNLAIISIVVDASNDVISSLSGKLGMLKGINVKTMYSKTN
- the hydG gene encoding [FeFe] hydrogenase H-cluster radical SAM maturase HydG, which translates into the protein MYNVKSSLATEFINNEEILETLKFAEENKRNKVLINEILEKAKEFKGLSHREAAILLECDLEEEIEKIHDLAKEIKQKFYGNRIVMFAPLYLSNYCVNGCTYCPYHHQNKHISRKKLTQEEIKREVIALQDMGHKRLALETGEDPINNPIEYVLESIKTIYSIKHKNGAIRRANVNIAATTVENYKKLKEAGIGTYILFQETYNKEAYEKLHPTGPKHDYAYHTEAMDRAMDGGIDDVGCGVLFGLNLYRYDFVGLLMHAEHLEAAKGVGPHTISVPRIRPADDINPEDFTNAISDELLEKIVAILRITVPYTGIIVSTRESQEAREKLLKVGVSQLSGGSCTSVGGYVEKEKEDDNSAQFDISDNRKLDEIVNWLLEMGHIPSFCTACYREGRTGDRFMSLVKSGQIANCCQPNALMTLKEYLEDYASKETKVNGEKVIAGEINRIPSDKVKEVVIKHLEELNEGKRDFRF
- a CDS encoding [FeFe] hydrogenase, group A, whose translation is MSCKNTTYIQSLLGSVFSTFSEDELKEITGNEKRSIAICGKINNPGIIEVPVGATLRDILELCGGVVNNSSFKAAQIGIPFGGFLNEGSLDKEFNFGLFYENISRAIIILSEEDCIIQYGKFYIEYLLTKIKDGTYKNYEIVKKEITKMLKVLDRISKGVSDMRDIYILRSLAADVKDKMHQKHNLMEEIVENFYEEIEEHIEEKKCYTAQCNHLIKLTITKKCIGCGSCKRACPVDCIDGELKKQHNIDYNKCTHCGACISACPVDAITAGNNTIKFLRDLATPNKVVITQMAPAIRVAIGEAFGFEPGENVEKKIAAGLRKLGVDYVFDTTWGADLTIMEEAAELQERLEKYLAGDENVKLPILTSCCPSWIKFIENNYADMLEVPSSAKSPMQMFATIAKEIWAKEKGLQREEVTSVAIMPCVAKIYEASRVEFSVDMNYDVDYVITTRELIKIFEKSGIDLKEIEDEEIDSVMGEYTGAGIIFGRTGGVIEAATRTAIENMTGKRIDNIEFEGLRGWDGFRICELEVGEFKLRIGVAHGLKEAAKMLDKIRSGEEFFHAIEIMACVGGCVGGGGQPKIRKNKQQVLEKRAEGLNDIDRAKVLRRSNENPEVLALYKKYLDHPLSHKAHELLHTKYFPKVKKR
- a CDS encoding zinc ribbon domain-containing protein, which translates into the protein MEKRQYVCSKCGCNKYESDQFQATGGNFAKIFDIQNKKFITISCSQCGYTELYKANTKGGWNVLDFLMS
- a CDS encoding sugar O-acetyltransferase; amino-acid sequence: MTEKEKMLNGDLYLALGEELFSERQHAKEVIFEFNSLHPSDVEKRNELISKLFGYVGENFYIEPPFRCDYGYNIHWGENSYVNYNCTILDCAKVTIGKNVLIGPNVNIFTAGHPLSPSQRISGLEYAHSIEIGDGAWIGGGTTINPGVKIGRNAVIGSGSVVTKDIPDNAVAVGNPCRVIRIIDEE
- a CDS encoding AraC family transcriptional regulator; amino-acid sequence: MIKDNCKEKREHGNFLLPLGIYNVSLGNIEKSIIAHWHNEIELILVLSGEFNLKINADSYTCKDGDIILINSGSLHYFSTKENESSTWNSIVFNMDQLNSNILDNCSVNFITPIINNEFKLPVIIHKDSLINNELKCIILNIIDTYNSKYYGFELEIKSLIFKYFSLLFKFNLVKKKTNNTCLNEEKIEKIKIVLEYIQENYNKEIDINRLSAICHYNQSHFMRFFKKHTGKTCIQFIKNYRLEKAANLISNTDLSITEISLEVGFTNISYFIRSFKEKYNTTPKGFKTRL